A DNA window from Acidobacteriota bacterium contains the following coding sequences:
- a CDS encoding class I SAM-dependent methyltransferase → MVTTASAAELAGKLREISESIRRRMDAPLAVGQPTELPPVLLDEFRRLSQRAAHQASLVGQLNPRPDGVINDLIQGGKRGLARMFDWMLRPQREFNRAMLEALDSLAEALEQSRDPVLAGFQKLVAASRKSAHDAGQMSLDLRELSETATRQIERNSVETRESVRELRWSYEGALSRHITSVDETRRKLNEEIRELNRRLAAQAKAATTRPQEAMLVSQPATSAAPFSGSIQPTRLLSPQLEVDYLALEKDFRGTEEEIRERQSYYLSHFQRCTSVLDIACGRGEFLELMKGAGVPATGVDLDGDMVGRCLEKGLSAVQADVFAHLAQIVDGSLDGIFCSQFVEHLDPADYTRLVLEAVRKLAPGGVLAIETQNPECLAIFSQSFYIDPTHVRPIPAAQMRYLFTQAGLEDVTTHYLSPASGHLPVLPELTAAADSESITMFNKAVQRFNATFFGGMDYGVIGRKPGGK, encoded by the coding sequence ATGGTTACCACTGCCAGCGCTGCGGAGTTAGCCGGAAAGCTGCGCGAAATTAGCGAGTCGATCCGGCGCAGGATGGATGCCCCTCTCGCCGTGGGTCAGCCTACCGAGTTGCCACCAGTCTTGCTCGATGAGTTCCGCCGACTGTCGCAACGCGCGGCGCATCAGGCGAGCTTGGTTGGTCAGTTAAACCCGCGGCCTGACGGAGTAATCAATGATTTGATCCAGGGCGGCAAGCGCGGACTGGCTCGCATGTTTGACTGGATGCTGCGGCCGCAACGCGAATTCAATCGCGCCATGCTGGAAGCTCTCGATAGTTTGGCGGAGGCGCTAGAGCAGTCGCGCGACCCTGTCCTTGCGGGATTCCAAAAGCTGGTTGCGGCATCTCGGAAAAGCGCTCATGACGCTGGCCAGATGTCACTTGACCTGCGTGAACTAAGTGAGACGGCGACGCGGCAAATCGAGAGAAACTCCGTGGAGACTCGCGAATCAGTTCGTGAACTGCGCTGGAGCTACGAGGGGGCTTTGTCCCGCCACATCACATCTGTTGATGAGACCCGACGCAAACTGAACGAGGAAATCCGCGAACTAAACCGCCGCCTCGCCGCGCAAGCCAAGGCCGCAACCACTCGACCGCAGGAGGCGATGCTTGTTTCTCAGCCCGCAACAAGCGCTGCGCCTTTCAGTGGATCTATTCAGCCAACTCGCTTACTATCGCCACAACTCGAAGTGGATTACTTAGCGCTCGAAAAAGATTTTCGCGGGACGGAAGAAGAGATTCGAGAGAGGCAAAGTTACTATCTGTCCCATTTCCAAAGGTGCACCAGCGTACTGGATATCGCCTGTGGCCGCGGGGAATTCCTCGAGCTAATGAAAGGCGCAGGCGTTCCCGCGACCGGAGTGGACCTCGATGGTGACATGGTTGGACGATGTCTTGAAAAAGGGTTGTCCGCGGTGCAAGCCGATGTGTTCGCGCATCTCGCGCAAATTGTTGACGGCTCACTGGACGGAATATTCTGTTCGCAGTTTGTGGAGCATCTCGATCCCGCCGACTACACGCGTCTGGTGCTGGAGGCGGTGCGGAAACTCGCGCCCGGCGGAGTGCTGGCGATTGAGACGCAAAACCCGGAGTGCCTGGCCATCTTCAGCCAGTCGTTCTACATCGATCCGACTCACGTCCGACCGATCCCCGCTGCGCAGATGCGGTACCTCTTCACGCAAGCTGGGCTCGAGGACGTTACCACGCACTATCTCTCGCCGGCATCAGGACATCTTCCTGTGCTGCCCGAGCTAACTGCGGCGGCGGACTCCGAATCCATTACGATGTTCAACAAAGCCGTGCAGCGGTTCAACGCCACATTCTTCGGCGGCATGGATTACGGCGTCATTGGTCGCAAGCCCGGCGGGAAATAA
- a CDS encoding acetyl-CoA carboxylase carboxyltransferase subunit alpha, with product MDRDKAREEFEHIEREMETLGKSTASPEAEKRLQELSDQLQHLREELTGPLTPWQRVQVARHPQRPHLLDFIPLLFENFSEIHGDRSFSDDPAMVGGFAWFRGQPVMVIGQQKGHDTQQKLKRNFGMPKPEGYRKALRLMNLAAKFHRPIFTFVDTPGAYPGIDSEERGQAEAIARNLRDMVRLPVPIIVTITGEGGSGGALAIAIGDRILILENSVYSVISPEGCASITWRDATKATTAADALKMTADDLRALGIVDQIVPEPAGGAHVDHKKIAESLGEHLQRAFAEVSGLPVQELLDQRYRKFRNMGQFFRTATS from the coding sequence TTGGATAGGGATAAGGCACGCGAGGAATTCGAGCACATCGAGCGCGAGATGGAGACGTTGGGCAAGTCTACTGCGTCGCCGGAGGCCGAGAAGCGTCTGCAGGAGTTGAGCGATCAGTTGCAGCACCTGCGCGAAGAGCTGACCGGTCCGCTCACGCCGTGGCAACGCGTGCAAGTGGCGCGGCATCCGCAGCGACCGCACCTGCTCGACTTCATTCCACTACTGTTCGAAAACTTCTCGGAGATTCACGGCGACCGTAGCTTCTCCGACGACCCCGCGATGGTCGGTGGATTCGCCTGGTTCCGTGGCCAACCGGTCATGGTGATCGGCCAGCAAAAGGGCCACGACACGCAGCAGAAGCTCAAGCGAAATTTCGGTATGCCCAAGCCCGAAGGGTACCGCAAGGCGCTGCGGCTGATGAACCTGGCCGCCAAGTTTCATCGGCCCATCTTTACATTCGTGGATACGCCGGGAGCTTACCCCGGCATTGATTCAGAGGAGCGTGGGCAGGCCGAGGCCATCGCGCGCAACTTGCGCGATATGGTCCGCCTGCCGGTGCCGATCATCGTTACCATAACAGGTGAGGGCGGCAGCGGTGGCGCGCTGGCCATCGCCATAGGCGACCGCATCCTGATCCTGGAAAACTCTGTTTACAGCGTCATCTCGCCGGAAGGCTGCGCCTCCATCACCTGGCGCGACGCAACCAAGGCCACTACTGCCGCCGACGCGCTCAAGATGACCGCCGATGATCTGCGCGCCCTCGGCATCGTCGATCAGATTGTTCCCGAGCCCGCGGGCGGCGCCCACGTGGATCACAAAAAGATCGCCGAGTCGCTAGGGGAACATCTCCAACGGGCGTTCGCCGAAGTCAGTGGCCTGCCTGTTCAGGAACTGCTCGATCAACGCTACCGGAAGTTCCGCAACATGGGACAGTTCTTCCGCACCGCCACAAGCTAA